In Rhodothermales bacterium, one DNA window encodes the following:
- a CDS encoding GlsB/YeaQ/YmgE family stress response membrane protein yields MTLLGFLLLLLIAAVCGAAGQALAGYSLGGCLVSIVIGLVGAYVGTWLAGQFGLPTFLVLDVGGEAFPVVWAVLGSALLAFGFGLLRRASARV; encoded by the coding sequence ATGACTCTCCTCGGCTTCCTGCTCCTCTTGCTCATCGCTGCGGTTTGCGGGGCCGCCGGCCAGGCCCTCGCAGGCTACTCGCTCGGCGGTTGCCTCGTGTCCATCGTCATCGGCCTCGTCGGGGCCTACGTCGGGACGTGGCTGGCCGGCCAGTTCGGGCTCCCGACGTTCCTCGTCCTCGACGTCGGCGGCGAGGCGTTCCCGGTGGTGTGGGCCGTGCTCGGCTCGGCGCTGCTCGCCTTCGGCTTCGGTCTCCTCCGCCGGGCGTCGGCGCGCGTCTAG
- a CDS encoding alpha/beta fold hydrolase produces the protein MRRQIPVLALLLLVVPVQAQTPSADAALVARAEALVDALIAGNTETVAADFNEQMQAALSPEQLAGLAPSLHAQLGAPRERVGTRVEAQPPITTVVVTQRFERATADVLVSFDAEGRVAGLFVRPTPPPPAPPTWPPYADSSRYRTEGATVDAGVGLPLGATLLVPDADGPVPGVVLVHGSGPSDRDGTQGPNKPLRDLAVGFASEGVSTLRFDKRTTVYPASFADTTYTVAEESIDDALAALDVLRRHPGIDPARLFVVGHSLGGTLAPRIAQRAAQRGTPVAGIAVLAGGARPLDVILEDQLAHLDDVAPEGASRRAPIRDDIARIRALTPADTSRADPIFHAPPAYWLDLAVHPPAPIAAALGVPVLVVHAGRDYNVPDADFAVWQGALADAPGATLRRYPTLNHLLFAGEGLSTPAEYERQGFVDAALVRETAAWIRGER, from the coding sequence ATGCGTCGCCAGATTCCTGTCCTCGCCTTGCTGCTCCTCGTCGTGCCCGTGCAGGCGCAAACGCCGTCGGCCGACGCCGCGCTCGTCGCGCGGGCAGAAGCGCTCGTAGATGCGCTCATCGCCGGGAATACCGAGACGGTCGCGGCGGACTTCAACGAGCAGATGCAGGCAGCGCTCTCGCCCGAGCAACTCGCCGGGCTCGCGCCGTCGCTGCACGCCCAGCTCGGCGCGCCAAGGGAGCGAGTGGGGACGCGCGTCGAAGCACAGCCGCCCATCACGACGGTCGTCGTGACGCAACGGTTCGAGCGGGCGACGGCGGACGTGCTCGTGTCGTTCGACGCGGAAGGGCGCGTCGCGGGGCTGTTCGTCCGTCCAACGCCGCCGCCGCCCGCGCCGCCGACATGGCCGCCGTACGCGGACTCGTCGCGGTACCGTACGGAAGGTGCGACGGTCGATGCGGGCGTTGGGCTGCCGCTCGGCGCGACCCTCCTCGTGCCGGATGCCGATGGGCCGGTGCCGGGTGTCGTGCTGGTCCACGGCTCCGGGCCGAGCGACCGTGATGGGACGCAGGGGCCGAACAAGCCGCTCCGTGACCTCGCCGTAGGCTTCGCGAGCGAGGGCGTCTCCACGCTCCGCTTCGATAAGCGGACGACGGTGTATCCCGCGTCCTTCGCGGACACGACGTATACCGTCGCCGAGGAGAGCATCGACGACGCGCTCGCCGCGCTCGACGTGCTGCGGCGGCATCCGGGCATCGATCCGGCGCGGCTGTTCGTCGTCGGGCACAGCCTCGGCGGCACGCTCGCGCCGCGCATCGCACAGCGCGCCGCCCAACGCGGGACGCCGGTCGCGGGCATCGCCGTGCTCGCCGGGGGCGCCCGCCCGCTCGACGTGATCCTCGAAGACCAGCTCGCCCACCTCGACGACGTCGCACCCGAGGGAGCCAGCCGCCGCGCTCCGATCCGTGACGACATCGCCCGCATCCGGGCCCTCACGCCCGCCGACACGAGCCGCGCGGACCCGATCTTCCACGCCCCGCCCGCCTACTGGCTCGACCTCGCCGTGCACCCGCCCGCGCCAATCGCCGCCGCGCTCGGCGTGCCCGTCCTCGTCGTCCACGCCGGGCGCGATTACAACGTGCCCGACGCCGACTTCGCCGTGTGGCAGGGCGCGCTCGCCGATGCGCCGGGCGCGACGCTGCGCCGGTATCCCACGCTGAACCACCTCCTCTTCGCGGGCGAAGGGCTGAGCACGCCGGCCGAGTACGAACGGCAGGGGTTCGTCGACGCCGCGCTCGTCCGCGAAACGGCGGCGTGGATACGGGGCGAGCGCTGA
- a CDS encoding helix-turn-helix domain-containing protein: protein MPDELRSDCPIAASLDVLGDRWTLVVLRDILLGHRRSFSEIGSDEGIATNILADRLDRLVAACVLERHRDPEDGRRRIYVPTERGIALIPILVDLVVWGNAHTQATGAAEQAAAIRSDRDAVIEMLETRARESFFGREE, encoded by the coding sequence GCCCGACGAACTCCGATCTGACTGTCCCATTGCCGCCTCGCTCGATGTGCTCGGCGACCGGTGGACCCTCGTCGTGCTGAGGGACATCCTGCTGGGCCACCGCCGCTCGTTCTCAGAGATCGGCTCGGACGAGGGCATCGCCACGAACATCCTCGCCGACCGACTGGACCGGCTGGTAGCGGCGTGCGTCCTCGAACGCCACCGGGACCCAGAGGACGGGCGTCGGAGGATCTACGTACCGACGGAGCGGGGCATCGCGCTGATTCCCATCTTGGTGGACCTCGTCGTCTGGGGCAATGCACACACGCAGGCGACGGGGGCGGCAGAACAAGCGGCGGCTATTCGCTCCGACCGCGATGCCGTCATCGAGATGCTGGAGACGAGAGCCCGGGAGAGCTTCTTTGGACGGGAGGAGTAA